A single region of the Populus nigra chromosome 2, ddPopNigr1.1, whole genome shotgun sequence genome encodes:
- the LOC133681374 gene encoding uncharacterized protein LOC133681374, giving the protein MMSQFVSRGRELEVDLESGGTTNEEDKMSDPISANGQTKTILKRACTGPVDFHGLAYSSNFSELAAGNVELLIDNNSEGQEGKQNITFVDRKVVVEKRIKNLKKPPKPPRPPKGLSLDAADQKLMKEITELAMRKRARIERLKALKKMRAAKTSSWSSSLSAMVITIIFCLIIIYQGISSRYSGSLALKGSPEPAVGTGEALIAVQLYKNNVAYESDESGSRSSNLAGRQVSGSGSRKK; this is encoded by the exons ATGATGAGTCAATTTGTTTCGAGAGGAAGGGAGCTTGAAGTTGATCTTGAAAGTGGTGGGACAACCAACGAAGAAGATAAAATGAGCGATCCCATTTCAGCAAATGGACAAACCAAGACAATTTTAAAGAGGGCATGTACTGGGCCCGTGGATTTTCATGGATTGGCATATTCATCAAACTTTAGTGAGCTTGCGGCTGGCAATGTGGAGTTGTTGATAGACAATAATTCAGAAGGACAAGAGGGAAAGCAGAACATAACCTTTGTGGATAGAAAAGTTGTTGTGGAGAAACGCataaagaatttgaaaaaaccCCCCAAACCACCAAGACCTCCTAAAGGTCTGTCACTGGATGCTGCTGACCAGAAGTTGATGAAAGAAATCACCGAGCTTGCCATGCGAAAACGTGCCAGGATTGAAAGACTTAAAGCACTGAAGAAGATGAGAGCAGCAAAGACATCATCTTGGAGCAGCAGCTTGTCTGCCATGGTCATCACAATCATTTTCTGCCTCATTATAATATATCAAG GAATTAGCTCCAGATACAGTGGAAGCTTGGCCTTAAAAGGGTCTCCTGAGCCAGCAGTGGGTACTGGTGAAGCTCTGATTGCAGTTCAGTTGTACAAGAACAATGTTGCATATGAGAGTGATGAATCAGGCTCCAGGTCTTCCAA TTTGGCAGGAAGGCAGGTTTCTGGTTCAGGTTCGCGGAAGAAGTAG
- the LOC133682350 gene encoding probable pre-mRNA-splicing factor ATP-dependent RNA helicase DEAH2 isoform X2, with the protein MMGTERKRKVSLFDVVDEASVSAKLLKSNGATNNNNNEGSSSINRWNGKPYSQRYYEILEKRKNLPVWHQKDDFLQVLKKNQVLVLVGETGSGKTTQIPQFVLEAVELESSDRRRKMMIGCTQPRRVAAMSVSRRVAEEMDVTIGEEVGYSIRFEDCSGARTVLKYLTDGMLLREAMTDPLLERYKVIILDEAHERTLATDVLFGLIKEVLKNRPDLKLVVMSATLEAEKFQGYFCEAPLMKVPGRLHPVEIFYTQEPERDYLEAAIRTVVQIHLCEPHGDILVFLTGEEEIEDACRKITKEIGNLGDQVGPVKIVPLYSTLPPAMQQKIFEPAPPPLQEGGPSGRKIVVSTNIAETSLTIDGIVYVIDPGFSKQKVYNPRVRVESLLVSPISKASAHQRSGRAGRTQPGKCFRLYTERSFNQDLQPQTFPEILRSNLANTVLTLKKLGIDDLVHFDFMDPPAPETLMRALEVLNYLGALDDEGNMTKLGEIMSEFPLDPQLSKMLVVSPEFNCSNEILSISAMLSGRLKRLPMKRRLGLGTLMGITSRC; encoded by the exons ATGATGGGTACAGAGAGGAAGAGGAAGGTGAGTTTGTTTGACGTGGTAGACGAGGCGTCGGTTTCTGCAAAGTTGTTGAAATCGAACGGAGCGAcgaacaacaataacaatgaagGAAGCAGCTCAATAAATCGGTGGAACGGGAAGCCTTACTCTCAGAGATACTACGAGATATTAGAGAAGAGGAAGAATTTGCCTGTTTGGCATCAGAAAGACGATTTTTTACaggttttgaagaaaaatcaggTTCTCGTCCTTGTTGGTGAGACTGGTAGTGGTAAAACTACTCAG ATTCCTCAGTTTGTTTTGGAAGCTGTCGAATTAGAATCTTCAGATAGACGCAGGAAAATGATGATTGGGTGTACCCAGCCTCGAAGGGTTGCTGCAATGTCTGTTTCTAGGCGTGTTGCTGAGGAGATGGACGTTACTATAGGTGAAGAGGTTGGTTATAGCATCCGTTTTGAAGACTGTAGCGGTGCAAGAACGGTTTTGAA GTATCTGACTGATGGTATGCTTTTAAGAGAGGCAATGACAGATCCGCTTTTGGAAAGGTACAAAGTAATAATACTTGATGAGGCTCATGAAAGAACTCTAGCAACAGATGTGCTATTTGGACTTATTAAAGAGGTGCTGAAAAATAGGCCTGACCTGAAGCTAGTTGTAATGAGTGCAACACTAGAGGCTGAGAAATTTCAGGGTTATTTTTGTGAAGCACCTCTTATGAAAGTTCCTGGCAGGCTTCATCCTGTTGAGATTTTCTATACCCAGGAACCTGAGAGAGATTACCTAGAGGCAGCTATTCGGACAGTTGTCCAGATACACTTGTGTGAACCCCATGGGGACATACTTGTTTTCCTAACTGGTGAGGAGGAGATAGAAGATGCTTGccgaaaaataacaaaagaaattggAAATTTAGGGGACCAAGTAGGGCCGGTGAAAATAGTGCCTCTATATTCTACGCTTCCACCGGCCATGcagcaaaaaatatttgaaccTGCTCCACCTCCACTACAGGAGGGTGGCCCTTCTGGAAGGAAGATTGTGGTGTCAACAAACATTGCGGAAACTTCTTTGACTATAGATGGTATTGTCTATGTTATTGACCCTGGTTTTTCTAAACAAAAGGTTTATAACCCCCGAGTGCGGGTTGAATCTTTGTTAGTTTCCCCCATATCAAAGGCTAGTGCTCACCAGAGATCAGGACGTGCTGGAAGAACTCAACCAGGCAAATGTTTTAGACTCTACACAGAGAGGAGTTTCAATCAGGATCTCCAGCCACAGACCTTTCCAGAAATATTGCGGTCAAACCTTGCAAATACAGTTCTAACGTTGAAGAAATTGGGGATTGATGATCTGGTGCACTTTGATTTCATGGATCCTCCTGCCCCTGAAACATTGATGCGAGCTTTGGAGGTGTTGAATTATTTGGGGGCATTGGATGATGAGGGGAACATGACAAAGCTTGGGGAGATCATGAGTGAATTTCCCTTGGATCCTCAACTGTCAAAGATGCTCGTTGTGAGTCCTGAATTCAACTGTTCAAATGAAATTCTCTCAATTTCGGCCATGCTTTCAG GGAGGCTCAAAAGGCTGCCGATGAAGCGAAGGCTAGGTTTGGGCACATTGATGGGGATCACCTCACGCTGTTGA
- the LOC133682350 gene encoding probable pre-mRNA-splicing factor ATP-dependent RNA helicase DEAH2 isoform X1, translating to MMGTERKRKVSLFDVVDEASVSAKLLKSNGATNNNNNEGSSSINRWNGKPYSQRYYEILEKRKNLPVWHQKDDFLQVLKKNQVLVLVGETGSGKTTQIPQFVLEAVELESSDRRRKMMIGCTQPRRVAAMSVSRRVAEEMDVTIGEEVGYSIRFEDCSGARTVLKYLTDGMLLREAMTDPLLERYKVIILDEAHERTLATDVLFGLIKEVLKNRPDLKLVVMSATLEAEKFQGYFCEAPLMKVPGRLHPVEIFYTQEPERDYLEAAIRTVVQIHLCEPHGDILVFLTGEEEIEDACRKITKEIGNLGDQVGPVKIVPLYSTLPPAMQQKIFEPAPPPLQEGGPSGRKIVVSTNIAETSLTIDGIVYVIDPGFSKQKVYNPRVRVESLLVSPISKASAHQRSGRAGRTQPGKCFRLYTERSFNQDLQPQTFPEILRSNLANTVLTLKKLGIDDLVHFDFMDPPAPETLMRALEVLNYLGALDDEGNMTKLGEIMSEFPLDPQLSKMLVVSPEFNCSNEILSISAMLSVPNCFVRPREAQKAADEAKARFGHIDGDHLTLLNVYHAFKQNNEDPSWCYENFINHRALKAADNVRQQLVRIMARFNLRLCSTDFNSRDYYINIRKAILAGYFMQVAHLERSGHYLTVKDNQAVHLHPSNCLDHKPEWVIYNEYVLTSRNYIRTVLDIRGEWLVDIASHYYDLDNFPQCEAKRVLEKLYKKREREREDNKNRK from the exons ATGATGGGTACAGAGAGGAAGAGGAAGGTGAGTTTGTTTGACGTGGTAGACGAGGCGTCGGTTTCTGCAAAGTTGTTGAAATCGAACGGAGCGAcgaacaacaataacaatgaagGAAGCAGCTCAATAAATCGGTGGAACGGGAAGCCTTACTCTCAGAGATACTACGAGATATTAGAGAAGAGGAAGAATTTGCCTGTTTGGCATCAGAAAGACGATTTTTTACaggttttgaagaaaaatcaggTTCTCGTCCTTGTTGGTGAGACTGGTAGTGGTAAAACTACTCAG ATTCCTCAGTTTGTTTTGGAAGCTGTCGAATTAGAATCTTCAGATAGACGCAGGAAAATGATGATTGGGTGTACCCAGCCTCGAAGGGTTGCTGCAATGTCTGTTTCTAGGCGTGTTGCTGAGGAGATGGACGTTACTATAGGTGAAGAGGTTGGTTATAGCATCCGTTTTGAAGACTGTAGCGGTGCAAGAACGGTTTTGAA GTATCTGACTGATGGTATGCTTTTAAGAGAGGCAATGACAGATCCGCTTTTGGAAAGGTACAAAGTAATAATACTTGATGAGGCTCATGAAAGAACTCTAGCAACAGATGTGCTATTTGGACTTATTAAAGAGGTGCTGAAAAATAGGCCTGACCTGAAGCTAGTTGTAATGAGTGCAACACTAGAGGCTGAGAAATTTCAGGGTTATTTTTGTGAAGCACCTCTTATGAAAGTTCCTGGCAGGCTTCATCCTGTTGAGATTTTCTATACCCAGGAACCTGAGAGAGATTACCTAGAGGCAGCTATTCGGACAGTTGTCCAGATACACTTGTGTGAACCCCATGGGGACATACTTGTTTTCCTAACTGGTGAGGAGGAGATAGAAGATGCTTGccgaaaaataacaaaagaaattggAAATTTAGGGGACCAAGTAGGGCCGGTGAAAATAGTGCCTCTATATTCTACGCTTCCACCGGCCATGcagcaaaaaatatttgaaccTGCTCCACCTCCACTACAGGAGGGTGGCCCTTCTGGAAGGAAGATTGTGGTGTCAACAAACATTGCGGAAACTTCTTTGACTATAGATGGTATTGTCTATGTTATTGACCCTGGTTTTTCTAAACAAAAGGTTTATAACCCCCGAGTGCGGGTTGAATCTTTGTTAGTTTCCCCCATATCAAAGGCTAGTGCTCACCAGAGATCAGGACGTGCTGGAAGAACTCAACCAGGCAAATGTTTTAGACTCTACACAGAGAGGAGTTTCAATCAGGATCTCCAGCCACAGACCTTTCCAGAAATATTGCGGTCAAACCTTGCAAATACAGTTCTAACGTTGAAGAAATTGGGGATTGATGATCTGGTGCACTTTGATTTCATGGATCCTCCTGCCCCTGAAACATTGATGCGAGCTTTGGAGGTGTTGAATTATTTGGGGGCATTGGATGATGAGGGGAACATGACAAAGCTTGGGGAGATCATGAGTGAATTTCCCTTGGATCCTCAACTGTCAAAGATGCTCGTTGTGAGTCCTGAATTCAACTGTTCAAATGAAATTCTCTCAATTTCGGCCATGCTTTCAG TACCCAATTGCTTTGTCCGCCCTAGGGAGGCTCAAAAGGCTGCCGATGAAGCGAAGGCTAGGTTTGGGCACATTGATGGGGATCACCTCACGCTGTTGAACGTATACCATGCATTTAAGCAAAACA ATGAGGATCCATCCTGGTGCTATGAAAATTTTATCAATCATAGGGCATTGAAGGCTGCTGACAATGTAAGACAACAGCTTGTCCGTATCATGGCCAGGTTTAATCTCAGGTTATGCAGCACTGACTTCAACAGCCGCGACTACTACATCAACATAAGAAAAGCTATATTAGCCGGATACTTTATGCAGGTTGCTCACCTTGAACGATCTGGACACTATTTGACAGTGAAAGACAACCAA gcGGTGCATTTGCATCCATCAAATTGTTTGGATCACAAGCCAGAGTGGGTGATTTACAACGAGTATGTCCTAACCAGCAGGAATTATATTCGGACCGTGCTAGACATTCGTGGTGAATG GTTGGTGGACATAGCATCACATTACTATGACTTGGATAACTTCCCACAATGTGAGGCCAAGCGAGTTCTTGAAAAGCTTTACAAGAAgcgggagagggagagggaggacAACAAGAACAGAAAATGA
- the LOC133682350 gene encoding probable pre-mRNA-splicing factor ATP-dependent RNA helicase DEAH2 isoform X3 — translation MMGTERKRKVSLFDVVDEASVSAKLLKSNGATNNNNNEGSSSINRWNGKPYSQRYYEILEKRKNLPVWHQKDDFLQVLKKNQVLVLVGETGSGKTTQIPQFVLEAVELESSDRRRKMMIGCTQPRRVAAMSVSRRVAEEMDVTIGEEVGYSIRFEDCSGARTVLKYLTDGMLLREAMTDPLLERYKVIILDEAHERTLATDVLFGLIKEVLKNRPDLKLVVMSATLEAEKFQGYFCEAPLMKVPGRLHPVEIFYTQEPERDYLEAAIRTVVQIHLCEPHGDILVFLTGEEEIEDACRKITKEIGNLGDQVGPVKIVPLYSTLPPAMQQKIFEPAPPPLQEGGPSGRKIVVSTNIAETSLTIDGIVYVIDPGFSKQKVYNPRVRVESLLVSPISKASAHQRSGRAGRTQPGKCFRLYTERSFNQDLQPQTFPEILRSNLANTVLTLKKLGIDDLVHFDFMDPPAPETLMRALEVLNYLGALDDEGNMTKLGEIMSEFPLDPQLSKMLVVSPEFNCSNEILSISAMLSDSCSFSVLSHEANGIVSPVCIC, via the exons ATGATGGGTACAGAGAGGAAGAGGAAGGTGAGTTTGTTTGACGTGGTAGACGAGGCGTCGGTTTCTGCAAAGTTGTTGAAATCGAACGGAGCGAcgaacaacaataacaatgaagGAAGCAGCTCAATAAATCGGTGGAACGGGAAGCCTTACTCTCAGAGATACTACGAGATATTAGAGAAGAGGAAGAATTTGCCTGTTTGGCATCAGAAAGACGATTTTTTACaggttttgaagaaaaatcaggTTCTCGTCCTTGTTGGTGAGACTGGTAGTGGTAAAACTACTCAG ATTCCTCAGTTTGTTTTGGAAGCTGTCGAATTAGAATCTTCAGATAGACGCAGGAAAATGATGATTGGGTGTACCCAGCCTCGAAGGGTTGCTGCAATGTCTGTTTCTAGGCGTGTTGCTGAGGAGATGGACGTTACTATAGGTGAAGAGGTTGGTTATAGCATCCGTTTTGAAGACTGTAGCGGTGCAAGAACGGTTTTGAA GTATCTGACTGATGGTATGCTTTTAAGAGAGGCAATGACAGATCCGCTTTTGGAAAGGTACAAAGTAATAATACTTGATGAGGCTCATGAAAGAACTCTAGCAACAGATGTGCTATTTGGACTTATTAAAGAGGTGCTGAAAAATAGGCCTGACCTGAAGCTAGTTGTAATGAGTGCAACACTAGAGGCTGAGAAATTTCAGGGTTATTTTTGTGAAGCACCTCTTATGAAAGTTCCTGGCAGGCTTCATCCTGTTGAGATTTTCTATACCCAGGAACCTGAGAGAGATTACCTAGAGGCAGCTATTCGGACAGTTGTCCAGATACACTTGTGTGAACCCCATGGGGACATACTTGTTTTCCTAACTGGTGAGGAGGAGATAGAAGATGCTTGccgaaaaataacaaaagaaattggAAATTTAGGGGACCAAGTAGGGCCGGTGAAAATAGTGCCTCTATATTCTACGCTTCCACCGGCCATGcagcaaaaaatatttgaaccTGCTCCACCTCCACTACAGGAGGGTGGCCCTTCTGGAAGGAAGATTGTGGTGTCAACAAACATTGCGGAAACTTCTTTGACTATAGATGGTATTGTCTATGTTATTGACCCTGGTTTTTCTAAACAAAAGGTTTATAACCCCCGAGTGCGGGTTGAATCTTTGTTAGTTTCCCCCATATCAAAGGCTAGTGCTCACCAGAGATCAGGACGTGCTGGAAGAACTCAACCAGGCAAATGTTTTAGACTCTACACAGAGAGGAGTTTCAATCAGGATCTCCAGCCACAGACCTTTCCAGAAATATTGCGGTCAAACCTTGCAAATACAGTTCTAACGTTGAAGAAATTGGGGATTGATGATCTGGTGCACTTTGATTTCATGGATCCTCCTGCCCCTGAAACATTGATGCGAGCTTTGGAGGTGTTGAATTATTTGGGGGCATTGGATGATGAGGGGAACATGACAAAGCTTGGGGAGATCATGAGTGAATTTCCCTTGGATCCTCAACTGTCAAAGATGCTCGTTGTGAGTCCTGAATTCAACTGTTCAAATGAAATTCTCTCAATTTCGGCCATGCTTTCAG ATAGTTGCAGTTTCTCAGTATTATCTCATGAAGCAAATGGTATCGTCTCGCCTGTTTGCATCTGCTGA